The DNA segment TCGCCAATTACATATCCTAATTGCGCTAAAAACACAGCTCCTTTACTATATGCGGTAATTCCGTAGGCTCTGTTACTGGCATAACGATCTGCATGCGTGGTTTGTGGTTGCTCTTTGCCGCTTTTAGCTAAAAAAGTATAACCTCTATAGGAACCACTAAACGGATTTGGCTTCTGCTCGTCCATTACCTCGTTCATGGCAGCTGCGGAAATGTAACTTGTAAATCCTTCGTCCATCCATTCGTGTTTTGCTTCGTTGGTAGCCATTAAAAACTGAAACCATGTGTGGGCCAATTCGTGAGCGGTAACGCCAACTAAACTTCCAAACTTACGCTCGCCAGTTATTAGGGTGCTCATACCATATTCCATACCGCCGTCTCCACCTTGAATTACAGAGTATTGCTTATATGGGTAAGGTCCTATCTTTTCATTGAAATACTTAAGTAGTTCGGCAGTTTTAGGCTGTAAATTTTTCCAGTTTTCTTTTATTTCAGGATTGTCTTTGTAGAAAAAGTGAAGTGTTACGTCGTTAGGTCCTTCATAGGTATCATGAACATACTCATCATCTGCAGCCCAAGTAAAGTCGTGTACATTTGGTGCTTTAAAATGCCACGTATATTTTCCATCCACTGGCTTCATATTTTTTAAGCCTTTAGGTCCGTAGCCGTGACCTACTTGTTCAGGATTTTGTAAATAACCAGTACCGCCAATAGTATACGCAGCGTCTATCGTTATTTTCACATCATAATCACCCCAAACACTAAGAAATTCTCTTCCTATGTAAGGATATGCGTGCCATCCTTGAAAATCGTATTCGGCTATTTTAGGAAACCATTGTGCCATTGATAAAGCAACACCTTCTTCATTATTACGACCAGAACGACGAATCTGTACCGGTACTTGTGCATCCCACTCCATATTGAAAGTGGTGCTTTCACCTGGCTGAATGGGTTTGTTTAATTCTACTTCAAGAACAGTACCTACTACTTCATAATTTAAAGTTTGACCGTCTTGTGTTAATAAAGTTGGTTTAATGTACCCTATTTCTGAAGGAGATAATTTTGAAATTCGATCTGCTACTCTACTATCTGGATCTGTAATGGTTCTAGAACGAACGTCCATTTCGCTTCCCGGTTGAAAAGCGTTGAAATATAAGTGATAAAATACTCTATCGAGAACATCGGGTGAGTTGTTTGTATAAACTAATTCTTGTTTTCCTTTATATTGATAGGATTTAACATCCATATCAATTTCCATCTTATAATCAACTTTTTGTTGCCAATATGACGTATTGTTCTGCGCTAAAGCAGTAGCAACCATACAAAAGATTAAAATGTTTCCGAAAATATATTTCATAAGCGTAGTATTAGATTCAAAAAAAATACGGGATTTCATACTTTAATAAAACCCCGTATTGCTAAATTATTTTAAACGAGACCTTTTATCGGCCATTATAAATGCATTGTACATATTCACCATCTTTCCAGAGGTTGAAATGTTTTCGAAATTATCGGTATTAGATTCTTCTCCACCTAGTATAACAGGGCTTTTTGTAGTAAGACCGCTATCCATTATAACTTGCTTTACTTCTTTTGCTGAAAGGTTAGGATAGTAAGAACGAATCATCGCAGCAACTCCAGCAACAGCAGGTGCCGCCATAGAAGTTCCTTGTAAATATTCATACGTATCTAAAGGTGTAGTTGCCCATATTTTTACACCAGGTGCAAAAACATCAACATTAGATTTACCGTAGTTTGAAAAGTTAGCCACTAATTCGTTACCGTATTTGAAGTTTAAGGCACCAACAGTTAATACGTTATCTACATATTCAGCTCCAGTTTTAGTTTGATCATTTGGATATACTTCCGTTTCATCTAGATTAAGACCTTCGTTCCCGGCTGCATTTACAATTAATACATCTTTTGAAGCAGCATATTCAATAGCTTCACGAACCCATTCTGGATGTGTGCTGTAATACTTTCCGAAGCTAGTGTTTATTACTTTCGCGCCATTATCGGCAGCATAGCGAAAAGCAAGTGCGATATCTTTATCGTACTCATCGCCATCTGGCACCGCGCGAATAACCATAATTTCAACATTTTTTGCTACTCCATCGATGCCAATTTCGTTGTTACGTTCTCCAGCAATTATTCCTGAAACGTGTGTACCATGTTTAGCATCTTCTTTTTTAGGATCTGGACCGTCTACATCGTTGTTTCCGTAATCAGTGTCTGTAATGTCATCAGGGTTATCGCCTAATACACCTCTAAAATCTTTTTCAAGGTTGAAGTGAGTGTCTAATCTTCCATCAAAATATTCAATACCACCTTCTAATTGCTCTACTACTTCTGGCACAGCATCGCCATAGCTAAGCATTTGAGTAAGCATACCAATTTGTTGTTGTTCTATTGCAGTTGGGTTTGCGATTCCAGCTAAGTCTTTAGCAGTATAATCTTCTTTACCCAGTTTTTTAATCATTGCTTCGTGAGCAGGTTTTACTTGCGATAATATTTGCTCATATCTAGTTTTATTAGCTATCGCATCTTGCTTTTCTTTTTCATACTCAGCTTTAGCTTTTTTATAAAAAGCAAATGACTCACGATCTGCAGCACTTATAGAAGCATCTGTTTTTCCTTCAAATTTTGGACCTAATTTCTTAACGATACGAGCGTATTCCATATTTTCACCTACAATATCCCCTAGGAAATTCCATCCGTGAATATCATCTACGTACCCGTTGTTATCATCATCTTTACCGTTACCGGCAATTTCTTCTCTATTTGTCCAGATAACATTTTTTAAATCTTCGTGCTCAATATCAACACCACTGTCTATTACACCTACAATAACAGTTTTTCCTTTCCTTTTTGATAAAATTTCGGCATATGCTTTATCAACACTCATCCCTGGGATCGTATCATTTATAAGATCTGCAGCACCCCATTTTTTATATTGCTCGTCATTTAAAGGAGCTGTTTTAAGTGGTAAGGTATCAATGTTTTCAATAGGAGTTGAAACAATTGGAGCCGAGATGCTTCCGCAACCAGCTAAGACTACTGCTGAAGCAGCAGCCATAAAGGATGTTTTAAGAATATTCATTTTTTGTAAATTAATTAAAAAGTTCATTAAAAGTAAAAACCTGATCTAAACGAACGCCTTTTTCAGTGTGTTTTACGGTAATAATTTGGTTATGAGCATCGTGCTCTAAAAAAAGATAATACTTGTTATCTGCTGCTTGATTCAGAAACTTTTCTTTTTCAGGTAGCGTTAATAAAGGCCTAGTATCATATCCCATTACGTAGGGTAATGGTAAGTGACCTGCGGTTGGCAATAGATCTGCCATAAACACTAATTTTTTGCCTTTGTAATCTATGTGGGGTATCATTTGTTTATCGGTATGACCATCTGCAAATAACATGCCGAAGTCCATTTCATTTGCTTTGGCAAAATCACCAGTTGGTTTATCTACAAAATGTAATTGTCCGCTTTCTTCTATGGGAAGGATGTTTTCTTTCAAAAAAGAAGCTTTTTCACGTGCATTTGGATGCACTGCCCAATCCCAATGATCTTTATTACTCCAAAATTTTGCATTTTTAAAAGCAGGTTCATAGCCAGAATGGTCTTTGTTCCATTGTATAGCTCCGCCGCAATGATCGAAGTGAAGGTGTGTTAAAAAAACATCTGTAATATCATCACGATGAAAGCCGTGCTTTTTCAAAGATTCATCGATATTATGATCTCCCCATTGGTAATAATATCCAAAAAACTTTTCACTTTGCTTATCACCCATTCCAGTATCGATAAGTGTTAGGCGATCTCCGTTTTCAATAAGAAGACAACGGGCCGCCATATCGATCATATTATTGCTGTCTGCGGGGTTTGTCCGGTTCCAAAGAGATTTTGGTACTACTCCAAACATAGCACCACCATCTAATTTAAAATTTCCAGATTCTATGGGGTACAACTTCATATTTTGAATTTTAAAGTGTGCAAAATACTAAAAGGGAAGCAGTCCCTTGGGTGCAGACCGAAATATTTGTATTATTTTTAACAAAAAGTTAGCTTTTGAGAAATTTCAAAAGACCTTATTTTACAAAAAAGGAATTATATGGTTGAATTAGCAGGAATTATCGTTTTAGGAATTTTAGCACAATGGGTTGCTTGGAAATTTAAGATTCCAGCTATTTTACCGTTAATACTTATTGGTTTATTTGTAGGTCCAATTTCCACATTGTTATCTGAAGATGGCCAACAATGGATACAGCCTATTTATAATGGAGAAAAAGGACTCTTTCCAGGAGAAAACCTCTTTTACTTTGTTTCCTTAGCCATTGGTATCATTCTTTTTGAAGGAGGGCTCACCCTTCGGCGTGGTGAAATTACCAAAGTTGGTGGTGTTATAGGAAAGCTCATCAGTTTAGGCTCAACGGTAACATTTATAGGTGCTGGTGTTGCAGCCCATTACGTTTTTGGACTCGATTGGCGTATCTCTTTTCTATTTTCAGCCTTGATTATTGTTACGGGTCCTACTGTAATTACCCCTATTCTACGTAATATTCCATTGAAAAAACATGTTTCTGCAGTATTAAAATGGGAAGGTATTTTAATAGATCCCATTGGTGCTTTGGTAGCGGTTTTGGTTTTCGAGTTTATAAGTGTGGAAGGCGATGCCGGGTACACTAAACAAGCCTTGGTTGAGTTTGGTAAAATTATCTTAATAGGTTTTTCATTCGGAATTTCAGCAGGGTACGCTTTATACTTTTCAATAAAAAGAAAGTTTATACCTCATTACCTTTTAAATGTGGTTTCACTTTCTATGGTATTGATGATTTTTGTTTTAAGTGATCAATTTGCACATGAATCTGGTTTGTTAGCAGTTGTAGTAATGGGAATGTTTTTAGGGAATAGCGATTTACCAAGTTTAAAAGAGTTGCTGTATTTTAAAGAATCATTAAGCGTTTTATTAATATCTATTCTGTTTATACTTCTGGCAGCCAACATTAGTATAGAAGATCTTTTATTGGTGTATAACTGGAAAACAGCCATTTTGTTAGCCGTTATCATTTTTTTACTGCGGCCACTTGCGGTTTTTTTAAGTACTGCCGGCTCTAGTTTAAAAACCAATGAAAAACTATTTATTAGTTGGGTAGGACCACGTGGTATTGTTGCTGCAGGTATTGCTTCTCTTTTTGGTACCAAGTTGGTAAATGAAGGTGTTCCAGGAGCCGAATATATAACGCCGCTAGTTTTTGCAGTAGTATTGGTTACGGTTTTATTAAATGCGGCTTCTGCCAGGTTGTTTGCTTCAGCAGTTGGGGTTTTCTTAAAATCTTCAGAAGGAGTTATGATAGTAGGTGCATCAAAAGTTTCAAGATTGATTGGTACGTACCTTCAGAAAAACAATCGTCACGTAGTGTTGGTCGACACCAATCGATTGAACATTGAAAGAGCCAAAGAATTAGGCCTTGAGGCTATCAACGGAAACATCTATTCTGACGATCTTACAGATAATATAGAACTGAATGACGTTGGATATCTCTTGGCTATGACTGGAAATGACGAAATCAACAAACAAGCCATTCTAAGATATGGTTCTGTTTTTGGCGAAAATGGTTCGTTCCGGTTGATGAATACCGAAGAACGGAAAGTAAAAAACACACTTTCTTCAACAGAGCTTTTCTCAACTACCCACGATTATGTGCGTTTTACCGAAGTGGCTCGCGATTTTCCTTCCATACAAGAACTGCCCATTGAAACACAATCCAAGTTCATGAAACTACTGGGTTATATTGAAGAAGAGGAAAATGCTGTTGCCTTGTTTGTTAAAAACGATGAAAACCATATCGATCTCATTGAAAACCCTCAGGAAATGGAAATTACCGAAGGCAGTCAATTAGTCTATCTTGGAAAACCAATCGATTTTGAAGATATTGTAAACGCGACCAAAGAAGAAGAGGAGAAGATTCAAGAACAAAACTCATAATAAACTAGTTATGTTTTCGTTTTTCAATAAAGCTTCTTCATTATGAAAAAAGGTCTATACCTGAAACTATTAGCGATATCTTCAATCGTATTTACTCTATCGTGCGAAGATGATCCCGAAATTTCATGTGTAACGTGTAACTCTCCTGAAACCACACCTTTTGAAGTGTGTCGTGATCAAAACGGAAATGCTACCGTAAATGGTGAAAATACAGATACCGATTATAATGTTTATGTAGCTGGTTTGGAAGAATCTGGGGCTACTTGTGGCGGCTAGCTTGCCTTAATCATTCAACTTCAACACCGCCATAAATGCTTCCTGTGGTATTTCAACGTTACCAACAGCCCGCATACGCTTTTTACCTTTTTTCTGCTTTTCCAATAGCTTACGCTTACGTGAAATATCACCTCCGTAACATTTTGCAGTCACATCTTTTCGAAGTGCTTTTACAGTTTCTCTGGAAATAATTTTAGAGCCAATGGCAGCTTGAATAGGAATATCAAATTGCTGTCGTGGAATAAGTTCTTTTAGTTTTTCACACATACGCTTACCAATATCATAGGCATTATCACGGTGTAAGAGTGCAGAAAGGGCATCTACTGTGTTTCCGTTCAATAGCACATCTACTTTTACCAAATGTGATTCGCGCATTCCAATGGGTGCATAATCAAACGAAGCATATCCTTTTGAGACTGTTTTTAAGCGATCATAAAAGTCGAATACAATTTCAGCAAGGGGCATATCAAAAGAAAGTTCTACGCGTTCTGTAGTCAGATATGTCTGATTTACAATTTCACCACGTTTTTCAATACATAGCGACATAACAGACCCTACAAATTCTGATTTTGTAATAATCGTTGCTTTTATAAAGGGTTCCTCTACCCGGTTTAAGCTAGAAGGCTCCGGTAAATCTGATGGGTTATTAACCATAACCAGCTCATCCGGCTCTTTATTTGTATAAGCATAATAAGATACGTTGGGAACGGTTGTAATAACCGTCATATCAAACTCACGCTCTAATCGTTCTTGAATAATTTCTAAATGAAGCATTCCTAAGAAACCACAACGAAAACCAAAACCAAGTGCAGCCGAACTTTCTGGTTGAAAAACCAGAGAAGCATCGTTCAATTGCAGCTTTTCCATAGAGTTTCTAAGCTCTTCATACTCTTCCGTATCAACAGGGTAGATACCGGCAAATACCATAGGTTTTACATCCTCAAAACCTCCAATCATATTAGTGGTGGGGCTATCAGCATCGGTAATAGTATCACCTACTTTTACTTCACGGGCATCCTTAATTCCAGTAATTAAATAGCCTACATCTCCAGTTTTTACTACCTTTTTTGGTAGTTGCTTAAGTTTTAGGGTACCTACTTCGTTAGCTTC comes from the Marixanthomonas ophiurae genome and includes:
- a CDS encoding M1 family metallopeptidase, which codes for MKYIFGNILIFCMVATALAQNNTSYWQQKVDYKMEIDMDVKSYQYKGKQELVYTNNSPDVLDRVFYHLYFNAFQPGSEMDVRSRTITDPDSRVADRISKLSPSEIGYIKPTLLTQDGQTLNYEVVGTVLEVELNKPIQPGESTTFNMEWDAQVPVQIRRSGRNNEEGVALSMAQWFPKIAEYDFQGWHAYPYIGREFLSVWGDYDVKITIDAAYTIGGTGYLQNPEQVGHGYGPKGLKNMKPVDGKYTWHFKAPNVHDFTWAADDEYVHDTYEGPNDVTLHFFYKDNPEIKENWKNLQPKTAELLKYFNEKIGPYPYKQYSVIQGGDGGMEYGMSTLITGERKFGSLVGVTAHELAHTWFQFLMATNEAKHEWMDEGFTSYISAAAMNEVMDEQKPNPFSGSYRGYTFLAKSGKEQPQTTHADRYASNRAYGITAYSKGAVFLAQLGYVIGEENLAKTLKKYYDDWAFKHPTPNDFIRVAEKVSGFELDWYLTDFAQTTNTIDYGIKGVESIGNTTTITLERIGLMPMPIDLFVTYEDGTEEYFYIPLQMARAEKPTPYPNMKSRVLPDWAWAYPTYQFEITDGKKVKSMKIDASNLMADINLENNTWGVE
- a CDS encoding S8 family peptidase — translated: MNILKTSFMAAASAVVLAGCGSISAPIVSTPIENIDTLPLKTAPLNDEQYKKWGAADLINDTIPGMSVDKAYAEILSKRKGKTVIVGVIDSGVDIEHEDLKNVIWTNREEIAGNGKDDDNNGYVDDIHGWNFLGDIVGENMEYARIVKKLGPKFEGKTDASISAADRESFAFYKKAKAEYEKEKQDAIANKTRYEQILSQVKPAHEAMIKKLGKEDYTAKDLAGIANPTAIEQQQIGMLTQMLSYGDAVPEVVEQLEGGIEYFDGRLDTHFNLEKDFRGVLGDNPDDITDTDYGNNDVDGPDPKKEDAKHGTHVSGIIAGERNNEIGIDGVAKNVEIMVIRAVPDGDEYDKDIALAFRYAADNGAKVINTSFGKYYSTHPEWVREAIEYAASKDVLIVNAAGNEGLNLDETEVYPNDQTKTGAEYVDNVLTVGALNFKYGNELVANFSNYGKSNVDVFAPGVKIWATTPLDTYEYLQGTSMAAPAVAGVAAMIRSYYPNLSAKEVKQVIMDSGLTTKSPVILGGEESNTDNFENISTSGKMVNMYNAFIMADKRSRLK
- a CDS encoding MBL fold metallo-hydrolase: MKLYPIESGNFKLDGGAMFGVVPKSLWNRTNPADSNNMIDMAARCLLIENGDRLTLIDTGMGDKQSEKFFGYYYQWGDHNIDESLKKHGFHRDDITDVFLTHLHFDHCGGAIQWNKDHSGYEPAFKNAKFWSNKDHWDWAVHPNAREKASFLKENILPIEESGQLHFVDKPTGDFAKANEMDFGMLFADGHTDKQMIPHIDYKGKKLVFMADLLPTAGHLPLPYVMGYDTRPLLTLPEKEKFLNQAADNKYYLFLEHDAHNQIITVKHTEKGVRLDQVFTFNELFN
- a CDS encoding cation:proton antiporter, which gives rise to MVELAGIIVLGILAQWVAWKFKIPAILPLILIGLFVGPISTLLSEDGQQWIQPIYNGEKGLFPGENLFYFVSLAIGIILFEGGLTLRRGEITKVGGVIGKLISLGSTVTFIGAGVAAHYVFGLDWRISFLFSALIIVTGPTVITPILRNIPLKKHVSAVLKWEGILIDPIGALVAVLVFEFISVEGDAGYTKQALVEFGKIILIGFSFGISAGYALYFSIKRKFIPHYLLNVVSLSMVLMIFVLSDQFAHESGLLAVVVMGMFLGNSDLPSLKELLYFKESLSVLLISILFILLAANISIEDLLLVYNWKTAILLAVIIFLLRPLAVFLSTAGSSLKTNEKLFISWVGPRGIVAAGIASLFGTKLVNEGVPGAEYITPLVFAVVLVTVLLNAASARLFASAVGVFLKSSEGVMIVGASKVSRLIGTYLQKNNRHVVLVDTNRLNIERAKELGLEAINGNIYSDDLTDNIELNDVGYLLAMTGNDEINKQAILRYGSVFGENGSFRLMNTEERKVKNTLSSTELFSTTHDYVRFTEVARDFPSIQELPIETQSKFMKLLGYIEEEENAVALFVKNDENHIDLIENPQEMEITEGSQLVYLGKPIDFEDIVNATKEEEEKIQEQNS
- the lepA gene encoding translation elongation factor 4, coding for MKNIRNFCIIAHIDHGKSTLADRLLDSTATVTSREKQEQLLDSMDLERERGITIKSHAIQMDYEFEGEKYTLNLIDTPGHVDFSYEVSRSIAACEGALLVVDAAQSIQAQTISNLYLALENDLEIIPVLNKIDLPSANPEEVTDDIVDLLGCDREEIIPASAKTGLGIDEILEAIIKRVPAPKGNPDESLQALIFDSVYNPFRGVETYFRVLNGEIKKGQKIKFMATDKSYEANEVGTLKLKQLPKKVVKTGDVGYLITGIKDAREVKVGDTITDADSPTTNMIGGFEDVKPMVFAGIYPVDTEEYEELRNSMEKLQLNDASLVFQPESSAALGFGFRCGFLGMLHLEIIQERLEREFDMTVITTVPNVSYYAYTNKEPDELVMVNNPSDLPEPSSLNRVEEPFIKATIITKSEFVGSVMSLCIEKRGEIVNQTYLTTERVELSFDMPLAEIVFDFYDRLKTVSKGYASFDYAPIGMRESHLVKVDVLLNGNTVDALSALLHRDNAYDIGKRMCEKLKELIPRQQFDIPIQAAIGSKIISRETVKALRKDVTAKCYGGDISRKRKLLEKQKKGKKRMRAVGNVEIPQEAFMAVLKLND